A single Pseudomonas sp. DC1.2 DNA region contains:
- a CDS encoding cupredoxin family protein → MFLRNRLVLAVCLLALSFTVWAAPVQTYDFGQPAPAAKATRNVEVVMGDMSFMPKAIDIKAGETVRFVLVNKGQLLHEFNIGDAAMHAKHQQEMLNMQQSGMLTPTTMKGMDHSAMIGMDHGSMKPGMKHDDPNSVLVEPGKTAELTWTFTKATNLEFACNIPGHYQAGMVGKLTVSQ, encoded by the coding sequence ATGTTTTTGCGAAATCGTCTGGTGCTGGCCGTGTGCTTGCTGGCTCTGAGTTTCACGGTGTGGGCGGCGCCTGTTCAGACCTACGACTTCGGACAGCCGGCCCCAGCCGCCAAAGCCACCCGCAACGTGGAGGTGGTGATGGGCGATATGTCGTTCATGCCCAAGGCGATTGATATCAAGGCCGGTGAGACTGTTCGTTTTGTGCTGGTGAATAAAGGTCAGTTGTTGCACGAATTCAACATTGGTGACGCGGCGATGCATGCTAAGCACCAGCAGGAAATGCTCAACATGCAGCAGAGTGGCATGCTGACGCCTACTACGATGAAGGGCATGGACCACAGCGCCATGATCGGCATGGATCACGGTTCCATGAAACCAGGGATGAAACACGACGACCCCAACAGCGTACTGGTGGAGCCGGGCAAGACCGCAGAGCTGACCTGGACCTTCACCAAGGCCACCAACCTTGAATTTGCCTGCAACATTCCTGGCCATTATCAGGCCGGGATGGTTGGCAAGCTGACTGTCAGTCAGTAA
- a CDS encoding heavy metal response regulator transcription factor, whose amino-acid sequence MKLLIVEDQAKTGHYLRQGLTEAGFNTELVADGITGQHLALTGDYALLILDVMLPGRDGWQILQAVRSAGLDTPVLFLTARDAVEDRVHGLELGADDYLVKPFAFSELVARVRSLLRRGSAPPQETNLQLADLRLDLIRRRVERSGQRIDLTAKEFALLEMLLRRQGEVLPKSLIASQVWDMNFDSDTNVIEVAIRRLRLKIDDEFPHKLIHTVRGMGYVLEERPA is encoded by the coding sequence ATGAAACTGCTAATCGTCGAAGACCAGGCCAAAACCGGCCATTATCTGCGCCAAGGCCTGACCGAAGCAGGCTTCAATACCGAATTGGTCGCTGACGGCATCACGGGGCAACACTTGGCACTGACCGGCGATTATGCCTTGCTGATTCTTGATGTGATGCTACCGGGCCGTGACGGCTGGCAGATTTTGCAGGCTGTGCGTAGCGCCGGCCTCGACACGCCGGTACTGTTTCTGACAGCGCGAGACGCCGTGGAAGACAGGGTCCACGGCCTTGAATTGGGCGCTGACGATTACCTGGTCAAACCTTTCGCGTTTTCAGAGCTGGTGGCCCGGGTTCGCAGTCTCTTGCGCCGGGGCAGCGCCCCGCCCCAGGAGACCAACCTGCAATTGGCCGACTTACGCCTGGACCTGATCCGCCGCCGGGTTGAACGTAGCGGTCAACGCATCGACCTGACCGCCAAGGAATTTGCCTTGCTGGAAATGCTTCTGCGCAGGCAAGGCGAAGTGCTACCCAAGTCGCTGATCGCCTCTCAGGTATGGGACATGAACTTCGACAGTGACACCAACGTCATCGAAGTGGCGATCCGTCGCCTGCGCCTGAAGATCGACGATGAGTTCCCTCATAAGCTGATCCATACCGTGCGCGGCATGGGTTACGTGCTTGAAGAGCGTCCAGCCTGA
- a CDS encoding heavy metal sensor histidine kinase, giving the protein MRRLSLSHRLALLFAACTAVVSLFAGVLFSRASEAHFIELDQQLLDGKLMGVRRALHDIPSSESKAKLADELSQQADLSLRVIDSDGQRWYESSTRVPENLPQQPGLSTLNDNGTDYRVLNAPLFIDKPDSPQLTLLLDITHHQHFLQRMQHLIWLTVSLSALATALLGAWAARSGLRPLRRMSAVASGIGAHSLDARLSEANMPPELAEMAHNFNAMLGRLDDSFQRLSAFSADIAHELRTPLSNLLTQTQVTLTRPRPIEDYREALHSNLEELQWMAQLVNDMLYLAKADHGLLTPKHEPLELAAEADLLLEFFAPLAEDTQVTLSRAGSVSMKGDRSMLRRALSNLLDNALRFTPANGEVRVRIVDQAQGLSLIVENRGDGIPKELLPRLFDRFYRADPARREGSSEHAGLGLAITQSIIRAHGGQIHCESDNGWTRFVIELPKGD; this is encoded by the coding sequence ATGCGCCGCCTGTCGCTGAGTCATCGATTAGCGCTGCTGTTTGCCGCCTGTACAGCGGTGGTTTCGTTGTTTGCCGGGGTGTTGTTCAGCCGCGCCAGTGAGGCGCACTTCATTGAACTCGATCAACAACTGCTCGACGGCAAGCTGATGGGGGTGCGCCGAGCACTGCACGATATTCCGTCCAGCGAAAGCAAAGCAAAGCTCGCGGATGAACTCAGCCAACAGGCAGATCTGTCGCTGCGCGTCATAGACAGTGATGGCCAGCGTTGGTATGAAAGCTCGACGCGAGTGCCTGAGAATCTCCCACAGCAGCCCGGTTTATCTACCCTGAACGACAACGGGACCGACTATCGCGTCCTCAACGCTCCGCTGTTCATCGATAAACCCGACTCACCGCAACTGACGCTGTTACTGGACATCACGCATCACCAGCATTTTCTGCAACGCATGCAACACCTGATATGGCTGACGGTTAGCCTTTCGGCCCTGGCCACAGCCCTGCTCGGCGCCTGGGCAGCGCGAAGCGGTTTGCGCCCGTTGCGGCGTATGAGCGCAGTGGCCAGCGGCATTGGTGCTCACTCACTTGATGCGCGATTATCGGAAGCGAACATGCCGCCGGAACTCGCAGAAATGGCCCACAACTTCAACGCCATGCTCGGACGCCTCGACGACTCTTTTCAACGGCTCTCAGCCTTCTCTGCCGATATCGCTCACGAACTGCGAACGCCACTGTCAAATCTACTGACCCAAACCCAAGTCACCCTTACCCGCCCCAGACCTATTGAAGACTATCGCGAGGCGCTGCACAGCAACCTCGAAGAACTGCAATGGATGGCACAACTGGTCAACGACATGTTGTACCTGGCCAAGGCTGACCATGGTTTGCTGACACCCAAGCACGAGCCGCTTGAATTGGCAGCGGAAGCGGACCTGCTATTGGAGTTCTTTGCGCCGCTGGCGGAGGACACTCAGGTAACACTGAGCCGCGCCGGCAGCGTAAGCATGAAAGGCGACCGCAGCATGTTGCGCCGGGCGCTGTCCAATCTGCTGGACAATGCGTTGCGATTTACTCCAGCCAATGGAGAGGTTCGTGTGCGCATTGTCGATCAAGCGCAAGGGTTGAGCCTGATCGTTGAAAACAGGGGCGACGGGATACCCAAAGAATTGCTGCCGCGCTTGTTTGATCGCTTCTATCGGGCGGACCCGGCGCGCCGTGAAGGCAGTAGCGAGCATGCGGGTTTAGGTCTGGCGATCACTCAGTCGATCATTCGTGCCCACGGCGGACAGATTCATTGTGAATCGGATAACGGCTGGACGCGGTTTGTCATTGA